In Methylomonas sp. MK1, the following are encoded in one genomic region:
- a CDS encoding DUF4390 domain-containing protein: MLCLQLAPGLVKASDYAARIDYAELQHTDHGYTVQTHIDYRLSPTAKEALHKGVRLTWEVTIELRQPGVLWDTRIHNRKLTYSLQFHALLNQYVVQTPFDRSEMFLTLSAAMNFMAAVHDSTPIPAELLSADKPYLLAVKTQFNRELLPIPLRPVAYLDNRWFLSSVWYTWPIQK, translated from the coding sequence ATGCTTTGCCTGCAACTTGCGCCAGGCCTTGTTAAAGCCAGCGATTACGCCGCGCGCATCGATTACGCCGAGTTGCAACATACCGATCACGGTTATACCGTGCAAACTCATATCGATTACCGGCTCAGCCCGACCGCCAAGGAAGCGTTACACAAAGGTGTGCGACTGACCTGGGAGGTAACGATAGAGCTGCGCCAGCCCGGCGTGCTGTGGGACACGAGAATCCATAACCGCAAGCTGACTTACAGCCTACAATTCCATGCTTTGCTGAATCAATATGTGGTGCAAACTCCATTCGACCGCAGCGAAATGTTTTTAACCTTGAGCGCCGCGATGAATTTCATGGCGGCCGTGCACGACAGCACGCCAATTCCCGCCGAACTCTTGTCGGCAGATAAACCCTACCTGTTAGCGGTAAAAACCCAGTTCAACCGCGAACTGCTGCCGATACCGCTGCGTCCGGTCGCCTATCTCGATAACCGCTGGTTTCTCTCTAGCGTTTGGTACACATGGCCTATTCAAAAATAA
- a CDS encoding sensor histidine kinase: MAYSKIKLPASATIILLFGFVLLSLQLMSSATQESSELGEMYSWLLVINTLGSVILLGLVAFNAYSLVRELKKKEAGSRLTTRMVSLFVLLALAPAAIVFYFSVQFLHQGIDSWFNVEIDRAMDDALELSQSSLNQRMTWHIKQTKQMADQLRDKSEALIAMEVGSLWADSGALEIAVFSNQGRVLASSSVNPSDILPHLPDEQIWLLLRQNKEYFAFDPGDNDEMLVRIIVAIEADQSRFLQVLFPIPVRVTDLADSIEFAFIRYQEMNFLRDSLKTSFSLILLLVLLLSLLAAIWVAFISIRNIVAPVKELVKGTQAVADGDYQQQLPVMNQDDLGFLVESFNQMTRRIARSRDETRAAGLEVENQRAYLETILANLTAGVISFDAAFYIRTANQAAYRILHIPVSHFVGETLPTLATMHSELADVLNAIQSLLEKADDIWEQRIVFLGPNGRQELLCRGTPLFSQHGARTGAVVVFDDVTDLIQAQKNAAWGEVARRLAHEIKNPLTPIQLSAERLQHKLSKELQDGSAEFLQRGTRTIVQQVEAMKRMVDDFSEYARPSKKQVEKINLVDLILEVMALYLPSGIIFSTAFASDRVLVEADPVSLRQVLHNLIKNAQEATTAPCRIEIKIAKVSRNNTDYVELGIYDNGNGLNAEQLETIFDPYVTSKAKGTGLGLAIVKKIVEEHGGVIWVDTSYNGGAGFLLQLPVFEFGNFK; encoded by the coding sequence ATGGCCTATTCAAAAATAAAACTACCGGCCAGCGCCACCATCATTCTGCTGTTCGGCTTCGTATTGCTGTCGCTGCAATTGATGAGCAGCGCCACCCAGGAATCGTCGGAGCTCGGCGAAATGTATTCCTGGCTGTTGGTGATCAACACGCTGGGATCGGTAATTCTGCTCGGCTTGGTCGCTTTCAACGCCTATTCGCTGGTACGAGAGCTGAAGAAAAAAGAAGCCGGCTCCCGGCTTACCACGCGCATGGTGTCCTTGTTCGTCTTACTGGCTTTGGCGCCCGCCGCCATCGTGTTTTATTTCTCCGTGCAATTCCTACATCAAGGTATAGACAGCTGGTTTAATGTGGAAATCGATCGGGCCATGGACGATGCGCTGGAGTTGAGCCAATCCTCGCTGAATCAACGCATGACCTGGCATATCAAGCAAACCAAGCAAATGGCCGATCAACTCCGCGACAAATCGGAAGCTTTGATTGCCATGGAAGTCGGCTCGCTGTGGGCAGACTCCGGGGCGCTGGAGATTGCGGTATTTTCCAACCAAGGCCGGGTATTAGCGTCCAGCAGCGTCAATCCCAGCGATATTCTTCCGCATCTGCCGGACGAGCAAATCTGGCTGTTGCTGCGGCAGAATAAGGAGTATTTTGCTTTCGACCCCGGCGATAACGACGAAATGCTGGTGCGTATCATCGTCGCTATCGAAGCGGATCAAAGCCGATTTTTGCAAGTCTTGTTTCCGATTCCGGTACGGGTAACCGACCTGGCCGACTCGATAGAATTTGCCTTCATTCGTTATCAGGAAATGAACTTCCTGCGCGACTCACTGAAGACCAGCTTCTCCCTGATCCTGTTGCTAGTGTTACTGCTCAGCCTGCTGGCGGCCATTTGGGTAGCCTTTATCAGTATCCGCAACATCGTCGCACCGGTTAAAGAGCTAGTAAAAGGTACGCAAGCGGTCGCCGATGGCGATTATCAGCAGCAACTGCCGGTAATGAATCAGGACGACCTGGGCTTTTTAGTGGAATCTTTCAATCAGATGACTCGTCGCATAGCCCGCTCCCGTGACGAAACGCGCGCCGCCGGCCTGGAGGTGGAAAACCAGCGTGCCTATCTGGAAACCATCCTGGCAAATCTGACTGCCGGCGTGATCAGTTTCGACGCGGCCTTTTACATCCGCACCGCCAATCAAGCCGCCTACCGGATTTTGCATATCCCGGTCAGCCACTTTGTTGGGGAGACGTTGCCGACCCTGGCGACCATGCACAGCGAACTGGCCGATGTACTGAATGCAATCCAAAGCCTGTTGGAAAAAGCCGACGATATTTGGGAGCAACGCATCGTGTTTCTGGGACCCAATGGGCGCCAAGAACTATTGTGTCGGGGTACGCCGCTGTTCTCGCAGCATGGCGCCCGTACCGGCGCGGTCGTGGTATTCGACGATGTCACCGACCTGATTCAGGCACAAAAAAATGCGGCCTGGGGCGAAGTGGCACGGCGTCTGGCGCATGAAATTAAAAACCCGTTGACACCGATTCAACTCTCGGCCGAGCGTTTGCAGCACAAGCTCTCCAAGGAATTGCAGGACGGTTCCGCCGAGTTTCTGCAACGCGGCACCCGCACCATTGTCCAGCAGGTGGAAGCGATGAAACGCATGGTGGACGATTTTTCCGAGTACGCCCGCCCGTCCAAGAAACAGGTGGAAAAAATCAATCTGGTCGATTTGATTCTGGAAGTCATGGCCTTATACCTGCCATCGGGCATCATTTTCAGTACGGCATTCGCCAGTGACAGAGTGTTGGTCGAAGCGGATCCGGTCAGCCTGCGCCAAGTGCTGCATAATTTGATCAAAAACGCCCAAGAGGCCACCACGGCGCCCTGCCGCATCGAGATCAAAATCGCTAAAGTCAGCCGCAACAACACCGACTATGTTGAATTGGGCATCTACGATAACGGCAACGGCCTGAACGCGGAACAGCTTGAAACCATATTTGACCCCTACGTGACCAGCAAGGCCAAAGGCACCGGCCTGGGCTTGGCCATCGTCAAAAAGATCGTCGAAGAACATGGCGGGGTGATTTGGGTGGATACGTCTTATAATGGCGGCGCGGGGTTTTTACTCCAGCTGCCGGTTTTTGAATTTGGGAACTTTAAATGA
- a CDS encoding sigma-54-dependent transcriptional regulator, with amino-acid sequence MNKQAPYILVVDDEQDIRQLVSEILEDEGYDVAMAENAAEAKALKNQRPPNLILLDIWMPDSDGITLLREWVSEDDALCPVIMMSGHASVESAVEATRLGAYDFLEKPLSLAKLLLIVERALETSSLQRENAGLKQQLMIGVDPVGKSAVVERTKDKLKRLAQHDARVLFVGEAGVGKEMFARYLHNNSSRRDGSFVDVSVGSISPENSAVEFFGREDNGRVYRGLLEQAHRGTLFLGEIGGMDPETQTRLLSALESSSFLRVGGSQAVRVDVRVVASTRMSLEEEVNSGRFRQDLYYLLNVVTLEIPPLREHSEDVPSLLNFYVDHFVTQEKLPFRRFSMAAQNYLRNYSWPGNVRELRNLVQRLMILGAGDDIELDEVKTALGSIAEQPKLGLNVPEFFNLPLKEARDHFEKSYLEYHFEKTGGSVAKLASAIGMERTHLYRKLHSLKIKL; translated from the coding sequence ATGAATAAGCAAGCACCGTATATTTTGGTGGTCGATGACGAACAGGACATTCGTCAATTGGTGTCGGAAATTCTCGAAGATGAAGGCTACGACGTCGCTATGGCGGAAAACGCCGCAGAGGCCAAAGCCCTCAAAAATCAGCGCCCGCCTAATCTGATCCTGCTGGATATCTGGATGCCGGACAGCGACGGCATCACCCTGCTGCGGGAATGGGTTAGTGAAGACGACGCGCTGTGTCCGGTAATCATGATGTCCGGGCATGCCTCGGTGGAGTCGGCGGTGGAAGCGACTCGACTTGGTGCTTACGACTTTTTGGAAAAACCGCTGTCGCTGGCCAAGTTGCTGTTGATCGTAGAACGCGCGTTAGAGACCAGTTCCTTACAGCGGGAGAACGCCGGCTTGAAACAACAGCTGATGATAGGCGTGGATCCGGTCGGCAAAAGCGCGGTGGTGGAACGCACCAAGGACAAATTAAAACGCTTGGCGCAGCACGACGCCCGCGTGTTATTCGTCGGCGAAGCCGGGGTCGGTAAGGAAATGTTCGCCCGCTATTTGCACAACAACAGTTCGCGGCGCGATGGCTCCTTTGTTGACGTGTCAGTGGGCAGTATCTCGCCGGAAAACTCGGCAGTGGAATTTTTCGGACGAGAAGACAACGGTCGGGTTTATCGCGGCTTGTTGGAACAAGCCCATCGCGGTACGCTGTTTCTTGGCGAAATTGGCGGCATGGACCCGGAAACCCAAACCCGCTTGCTTAGCGCGCTGGAATCCAGTTCATTTCTGCGGGTTGGCGGCAGTCAGGCGGTTCGCGTCGATGTGCGCGTCGTCGCGTCTACCCGCATGTCCTTGGAGGAAGAAGTCAACAGCGGCCGCTTCCGCCAGGATCTGTATTATTTGCTGAACGTGGTGACGCTGGAGATTCCGCCGCTGCGCGAACACAGCGAAGACGTACCCAGCCTGTTGAATTTTTACGTCGATCATTTCGTCACCCAGGAAAAATTACCGTTCCGGCGTTTCTCGATGGCGGCGCAAAATTATTTGCGTAATTACAGCTGGCCGGGTAATGTGCGCGAATTGCGTAATTTGGTACAGCGCCTGATGATACTCGGTGCCGGCGACGACATTGAGCTGGACGAAGTAAAAACCGCCCTTGGATCGATTGCCGAACAACCCAAATTGGGACTGAATGTACCGGAGTTTTTCAATTTGCCGCTGAAGGAAGCTCGCGACCATTTCGAAAAATCTTACCTGGAATATCATTTCGAAAAAACCGGCGGCAGCGTCGCCAAACTGGCATCGGCTATCGGTATGGAACGTACGCATTTATACCGAAAACTACACTCGCTGAAAATTAAGCTTTAA
- the rplM gene encoding 50S ribosomal protein L13 — protein MKTFSAKPAEVKRDWYVIDAEGKTLGRLATEIARRLRGKHKPEFTPHVDTGDYIIVINAEKIGVTGNKEKDKMYYRHTGYVGNMKSASLGKLRQTFPDRIITTAVQGMLPKNPLGRAMFKKLKVYAGSEHNHQSQQPKVLEF, from the coding sequence ATGAAAACATTTAGTGCAAAGCCCGCAGAAGTTAAGCGCGATTGGTACGTGATTGATGCAGAAGGAAAGACATTAGGTCGCCTTGCTACTGAAATTGCACGACGTCTTCGCGGAAAACACAAACCCGAATTCACACCACACGTTGACACCGGCGATTACATCATCGTCATCAACGCCGAAAAAATCGGCGTTACCGGCAACAAAGAAAAAGACAAAATGTACTACCGCCACACTGGTTATGTCGGTAACATGAAGTCAGCTTCTTTGGGCAAGTTAAGACAAACTTTCCCTGACCGCATCATCACCACCGCCGTACAAGGCATGTTGCCCAAAAATCCATTGGGCCGTGCAATGTTCAAAAAATTGAAAGTTTACGCAGGTTCTGAGCATAATCATCAATCTCAGCAACCTAAAGTTTTAGAATTCTAA
- the rpsI gene encoding 30S ribosomal protein S9 gives MAAQYYGTGRRKSAIARVYATIGSGKFTINKQPVEQYFGRKTDEMIARQPLELLGKTGDFDINIIVTGGGPSGQAGAIRHGLTRALMVFDETLRPSLRKAGYVTRDAREVERKKVGLHKARKRPQYSKR, from the coding sequence ATGGCAGCTCAATACTACGGAACAGGTCGTCGCAAAAGCGCAATCGCTCGCGTCTACGCCACCATCGGTTCAGGAAAATTCACTATCAACAAACAACCTGTTGAACAATATTTCGGCCGCAAAACAGACGAAATGATTGCCAGACAACCCCTGGAGTTGTTGGGTAAGACCGGCGATTTCGACATCAACATCATCGTTACCGGTGGCGGCCCATCAGGCCAAGCTGGCGCTATCCGTCACGGTCTGACCCGTGCTCTGATGGTTTTCGACGAAACCTTGAGACCATCACTGAGAAAAGCCGGTTACGTCACTCGCGATGCTCGTGAAGTTGAACGTAAAAAAGTCGGCTTGCACAAAGCTAGAAAACGTCCTCAATACTCGAAACGTTAA